Proteins from a single region of Bartonella sp. M0283:
- a CDS encoding ATP-binding protein, protein MTNEEHDGLQKSRRRMVILRSISVLIILFFLQGGVAYGTLQLFLALPANWTGIIDDADIERDAHQGTVYMIDQAIANEPLKKPSDVLQELQPHFHFRLAYIEKPDHFSDDVKEQLKSYDLAYDDEDDHIYAKLNSGGYLKLGPLITTDINDANASAIFILLALLTIVNALLFFAILYFAFSTLWREARAIRLTANALGEGNLTARVPKIRSEPLKMIGHVINDMATRLELLVGHSRTMMHAMAHEFRTPLARLRFGLSMLEDSDPEEKKKLYAGIDKDIDELEQLIKISLDYFRMNNKNMPTKLENVHIKRWAENIIDDLSLLKPKGFEVSYNIANVDSFIDPKLAAMAFRNIILNAFKYARSKVYIHVYKQDDALIFEFDDDGPGVAESVREEIFSPFFRLDNDKSGSHEGYGVGLSFVRAIAELHHGSAFVLSSRLGGARFVMRFGL, encoded by the coding sequence ATGACGAACGAAGAACACGATGGATTACAGAAAAGCCGTCGCCGCATGGTTATTTTACGCTCGATCAGTGTGCTTATCATTTTGTTCTTCTTGCAAGGTGGCGTTGCTTACGGAACATTGCAATTGTTTCTTGCTTTGCCTGCCAACTGGACCGGCATTATTGACGACGCGGATATTGAACGCGATGCCCATCAGGGCACCGTCTACATGATTGATCAGGCAATTGCGAACGAGCCGTTGAAAAAGCCATCTGATGTGCTGCAAGAATTGCAACCGCATTTTCATTTTCGCCTCGCTTATATCGAAAAGCCCGACCATTTTTCGGATGATGTGAAAGAGCAATTGAAATCCTATGACCTCGCTTATGATGATGAAGATGATCATATCTATGCAAAACTCAATTCAGGCGGCTATCTGAAACTGGGGCCACTCATTACGACCGACATTAATGATGCCAATGCCAGCGCAATTTTCATCCTTCTGGCATTGCTCACAATCGTCAACGCTCTGCTGTTTTTTGCTATTTTATATTTTGCTTTTTCCACATTGTGGCGTGAAGCGCGAGCCATCAGATTGACAGCCAACGCATTGGGCGAAGGGAATTTGACGGCACGTGTTCCGAAAATTCGCAGCGAACCGTTAAAAATGATCGGCCATGTTATCAATGATATGGCAACCCGTCTTGAGCTTCTCGTCGGTCATAGCCGTACCATGATGCATGCTATGGCGCATGAATTCCGCACACCTCTCGCCCGATTGCGCTTTGGTTTGAGCATGTTGGAAGATTCCGATCCGGAAGAAAAAAAGAAGCTTTATGCTGGAATTGACAAGGATATCGACGAGCTTGAGCAATTGATAAAAATATCGCTCGATTATTTCCGCATGAACAACAAAAACATGCCGACAAAGCTTGAAAATGTCCATATCAAGCGCTGGGCAGAAAACATCATTGATGATCTGTCATTGTTGAAGCCGAAAGGATTCGAAGTCAGCTATAATATTGCCAATGTGGATAGTTTTATTGACCCTAAATTGGCTGCAATGGCGTTTCGCAATATCATTCTGAACGCTTTCAAATATGCCCGTTCAAAGGTTTATATCCATGTTTATAAACAGGATGATGCGCTGATTTTCGAATTCGATGATGATGGGCCGGGGGTGGCGGAAAGCGTCAGAGAAGAAATATTCTCGCCTTTTTTCCGGCTTGATAATGATAAATCCGGCTCACATGAGGGATATGGGGTCGGCCTTTCTTTCGTGCGTGCTATTGCAGAGCTCCACCATGGTTCAGCTTTTGTCCTTTCAAGCCGCTTGGGAGGCGCACGTTTTGTCATGCGCTTCGGGCTTTAG